Proteins co-encoded in one Ignavibacteria bacterium genomic window:
- a CDS encoding guanosine 5'-monophosphate oxidoreductase, giving the protein MKNDVKFDFDDILIQPAEQSDVESRKNVNVFYNDGWLPLFTAPMDTVINYKNIIYFNNNKIYPILPRTEKILFPLKGEGVAIGLDAFEEFYIKRKAESLNGLVLIDIANGHMSKLFEIVKKAKEKYGDKLTLMVGNIANPKTYTLLSDTGADYIRIGIGNGGGCLTTEQTGVGYPMASLIRECYEESCKFDKPAKIVADGGFKKYSDIIKALALGADYVMLGSILNKALESCADTYTQNVKHDWGTEPGELVDQYSDTTKLMFKNGSKFFKKFRGMSTKEVQKSLGNEILKTSEGITRMNQVEYTLEGWCDNFKHYLSSAMSYTNKTSLKDFIGQVEFNMITENAFKRYNK; this is encoded by the coding sequence ATGAAAAACGATGTAAAATTTGATTTTGATGATATTTTAATACAACCTGCTGAACAATCAGATGTAGAAAGCAGAAAAAATGTAAATGTTTTTTATAATGATGGTTGGTTACCATTATTTACTGCTCCAATGGACACAGTTATAAATTATAAAAATATTATTTATTTTAATAATAATAAAATATATCCAATTCTACCAAGAACAGAAAAAATACTGTTTCCATTGAAAGGTGAAGGTGTGGCTATTGGTTTGGATGCATTTGAAGAATTTTATATTAAAAGAAAAGCAGAAAGCCTAAATGGTCTTGTTTTGATAGATATAGCCAATGGTCATATGTCAAAATTATTTGAAATTGTAAAAAAAGCAAAAGAAAAATATGGTGATAAATTAACATTAATGGTTGGTAATATTGCAAATCCAAAGACATATACTTTATTATCTGATACTGGTGCAGACTATATTAGAATTGGTATAGGTAATGGTGGTGGTTGTCTTACAACAGAACAAACAGGCGTTGGTTATCCTATGGCATCTCTTATTAGAGAATGTTATGAAGAATCTTGTAAATTTGATAAACCTGCAAAAATTGTGGCTGATGGTGGTTTTAAAAAATATTCTGACATTATTAAAGCATTAGCACTTGGAGCTGATTATGTTATGCTTGGTTCAATATTAAATAAAGCTCTTGAAAGTTGTGCTGACACTTATACACAAAATGTTAAACACGATTGGGGTACAGAACCAGGTGAACTTGTAGACCAATATTCAGATACGACTAAATTAATGTTTAAAAATGGTTCTAAATTTTTTAAAAAATTTAGAGGTATGAGTACCAAAGAAGTTCAGAAGTCATTAGGTAACGAAATACTTAAAACATCAGAAGGTATAACTAGAATGAATCAAGTTGAATATACACTTGAAGGTTGGTGTGATAATTTTAAACATTATCTATCAAGTGCAATGAGTTATACAAATAAAACTTCACTAAAAGATTTTATTGGTCAAGTAGAATTTAATATGATTACAGAAAATGCGTTTAAAAGATATAATAAATAA
- a CDS encoding insulinase family protein — protein MAVINIKSQTDLSGFYIVFKGSVRNEKKGWFGLSHLMEHLICHHLDDMLDDFDRDGIAWNAYTSDNEVVFYYIGLDEYLSKYRDIILKKLLTFSITEEQFENERKIVLEEYKDYFNKQNYNHQLNLYRKLYNNYGPIGLKEDLQSLKYQDIKDYFKLQFSKPHEIINVSRNSEFVTDIEFSTQTFIQNIVAGEYPNILEPYKSRNGKSSVIYNSQVLSEDFAYIDFICNMLGMGLKSPLYQEIREKRGLVYYINCYIDRITNNSGIINITSETSDENVEEIEKITAFVLGNPEKFMTQERFDIVKQSLEIKFKKNEINRYNNVGKYIIPREWQVEPILKDITFDKVMSVYNKYFDFSKFIKSVDTKDFI, from the coding sequence ATGGCAGTAATAAATATAAAAAGTCAAACAGATTTAAGTGGATTCTATATTGTTTTTAAAGGATCAGTAAGAAATGAAAAGAAAGGTTGGTTTGGTTTAAGCCATCTTATGGAACATCTTATATGTCATCATCTTGATGATATGTTGGATGATTTTGATAGAGATGGTATTGCTTGGAACGCATATACTTCAGACAATGAAGTAGTTTTTTATTATATTGGTTTAGATGAATATCTATCAAAATATAGAGACATAATACTCAAAAAATTATTAACATTTTCAATAACAGAAGAACAATTTGAAAATGAAAGAAAGATTGTGTTAGAAGAATATAAAGATTATTTTAATAAGCAAAATTATAATCATCAATTAAATCTTTATAGAAAATTATATAACAATTATGGACCAATCGGTCTAAAAGAAGATTTACAAAGTCTTAAATATCAAGATATTAAGGACTATTTCAAATTACAGTTTTCAAAACCGCATGAAATTATAAATGTATCTAGGAATTCTGAATTTGTTACAGATATTGAATTTTCCACACAAACATTCATACAAAATATAGTTGCTGGTGAATATCCAAATATTCTTGAGCCATATAAGAGCAGAAACGGAAAATCATCGGTAATTTATAATTCACAAGTATTATCTGAAGATTTTGCTTATATAGATTTTATTTGTAATATGTTAGGCATGGGTCTTAAATCACCTCTTTATCAAGAAATAAGAGAAAAAAGAGGATTGGTTTATTATATAAATTGCTATATTGACAGAATAACAAATAATAGTGGTATTATTAATATAACATCTGAAACATCTGATGAAAATGTTGAAGAAATTGAAAAAATTACAGCGTTTGTTTTAGGAAATCCCGAAAAATTTATGACACAAGAAAGGTTTGATATTGTAAAACAAAGTTTAGAAATCAAATTTAAAAAGAATGAGATTAATAGATATAATAATGTTGGTAAATATATTATACCGAGAGAATGGCAAGTTGAACCAATTTTGAAAGATATAACATTTGATAAAGTTATGTCTGTATATAACAAATATTTTGATTTTTCTAAGTTTATTAAATCGGTTGATACAAAAGACTTTATTTAA
- a CDS encoding phosphoribosylglycinamide formyltransferase, translated as MRIEKLENAINIAIFASGEGSNAENIIQYFEPFLDANVACVISNKENVGVLKRLRRYKVPTYCTKWYKEMDRILTKHKVHYIVLDGYLDKIPINFCKKYMYKIINIHPALLPRFGGKGMYGDNVHQAVKKSGVAETGISIHIVNEEYNTGKIIFQKIIKIIPEDTWQDIKSKVHELELKFYPLVIEKFIKGTYKYLYER; from the coding sequence ATGAGAATTGAAAAATTAGAAAATGCCATAAATATAGCGATTTTCGCTTCAGGTGAAGGTTCAAATGCTGAAAATATTATTCAGTATTTTGAGCCTTTTTTAGATGCAAATGTAGCTTGTGTTATTTCAAATAAAGAAAATGTTGGTGTATTAAAACGATTAAGAAGATACAAAGTGCCCACATACTGCACAAAATGGTACAAAGAAATGGATCGGATTTTAACAAAACATAAAGTCCATTATATTGTGCTTGATGGTTACCTAGATAAAATTCCAATAAATTTTTGCAAAAAATACATGTATAAGATCATAAATATTCATCCTGCATTACTTCCAAGATTTGGTGGTAAAGGTATGTATGGTGATAATGTTCATCAAGCTGTAAAAAAATCTGGCGTTGCTGAAACAGGAATATCAATACATATAGTGAATGAAGAATATAATACTGGTAAAATAATATTTCAAAAAATCATAAAAATTATACCAGAAGATACTTGGCAGGATATAAAATCAAAAGTACATGAATTAGAATTAAAATTCTATCCATTAGTAATTGAAAAATTTATAAAAGGAACATATAAATATCTATATGAAAGATAA
- a CDS encoding TIM barrel protein, translating into MKIGYHISISGGLVKTASNIVNKKMTAVQIFPGSPKSYFPGTKYTEADFNAMKKLNIPVFVHSNYFINLADDKPVIPKSIEENLKFCDKIGASGLVIHMGSNKSIVNGMALTQMNIYNAYQRFEKSVGGRPNTRMLIETTTEGGNRLKFDKIIEFIDKYENDYLIGMCFDTAHMYAAGYDVIKYIEKYKSYINLVHLNNPSSNVEFGKHKDQHDVSLFDETAKFTKTEIENIINLCKLYNIPMIMETGDMENDLLICEKYKG; encoded by the coding sequence ATGAAAATAGGATATCACATATCGATAAGTGGCGGTCTTGTAAAAACTGCAAGCAATATAGTAAATAAAAAAATGACCGCTGTTCAGATCTTTCCTGGTAGTCCAAAGAGTTACTTTCCAGGTACAAAATATACTGAAGCAGATTTTAATGCAATGAAAAAATTGAACATTCCTGTGTTTGTTCATAGTAATTATTTTATAAATCTCGCTGATGATAAACCAGTCATACCAAAGTCTATTGAAGAAAATCTAAAATTTTGTGATAAAATCGGTGCATCAGGATTAGTAATTCATATGGGTTCAAACAAATCCATAGTTAATGGTATGGCACTCACACAAATGAATATCTATAATGCTTATCAAAGATTTGAAAAATCTGTAGGTGGTAGACCAAACACAAGAATGCTTATTGAAACTACTACTGAAGGAGGAAATCGTTTGAAATTTGACAAAATCATAGAATTTATTGACAAATATGAAAATGATTATTTAATAGGTATGTGTTTTGATACAGCTCATATGTACGCTGCAGGTTATGATGTTATCAAATATATTGAAAAATATAAATCATATATTAATCTGGTACATCTTAACAATCCGAGTTCTAATGTTGAGTTTGGCAAACACAAAGACCAACATGATGTTTCATTGTTTGATGAAACTGCAAAATTTACAAAAACAGAAATTGAAAATATAATCAATCTGTGTAAATTATATAATATTCCAATGATAATGGAAACTGGTGATATGGAAAATGATTTATTAATTTGTGAAAAATATAAAGGATAA